The proteins below are encoded in one region of Zymomonas mobilis subsp. pomaceae ATCC 29192:
- a CDS encoding GIY-YIG nuclease family protein — MQTETNITNINSQQQKTGSIYILRSLSQQPDTVSLRKNLFKIGFTTGDINRRLQNAEEQPTYLLAKVEIVRVYQCSNLNVSRFETLLHRFFGKARADIHIKDRFGKICHPKEWFILPLDVIEQAMQLIITGKITEYIYDIEMQKLVYLIG; from the coding sequence TTGCAGACAGAAACTAATATCACTAATATAAATAGCCAGCAGCAGAAAACAGGGTCGATTTATATTCTTCGGAGTCTGTCACAACAACCAGATACCGTGTCGTTAAGAAAAAATCTTTTCAAAATAGGATTTACTACTGGCGATATAAACCGCCGTCTTCAAAATGCAGAAGAACAGCCCACCTATCTTTTAGCTAAGGTTGAAATTGTCCGAGTTTATCAATGTTCTAATTTAAATGTTAGCCGCTTTGAAACTCTGCTCCACCGCTTTTTCGGAAAAGCACGAGCCGATATCCACATTAAAGACCGCTTCGGAAAAATATGCCATCCAAAAGAATGGTTTATTCTACCTTTGGATGTCATAGAACAAGCAATGCAGCTGATAATAACTGGTAAAATCACCGAATATATTTATGATATAGAAATGCAAAAATTAGTATATTTGATAGGATAA
- the cas2 gene encoding CRISPR-associated endonuclease Cas2: protein MLVLVTYDVSTTEGNGAKRLRAVAKACRDFGQRVQFSVFEIEVDPAQWVKLKARLEDIILPTVDSLRYYYLGAHWQKRIEHVGAKSATDLNAPLII from the coding sequence GTGTTGGTTCTGGTAACTTACGATGTCAGCACGACGGAAGGGAACGGGGCAAAACGTCTTCGTGCAGTCGCAAAAGCTTGTCGTGATTTCGGACAGCGTGTACAGTTTTCTGTATTTGAAATTGAGGTAGACCCTGCTCAATGGGTAAAACTTAAGGCGCGACTAGAAGATATTATCTTACCAACAGTGGATAGTCTCCGCTACTATTATTTAGGGGCTCACTGGCAAAAACGGATAGAACATGTTGGGGCAAAGTCTGCGACGGATTTAAATGCCCCGCTCATCATCTAG
- the cas1c gene encoding type I-C CRISPR-associated endonuclease Cas1c yields the protein MKKLLNTMYITTEGANLRKDGENIVAEIDGTERSRVPLHMVSAVVVFGAVFVTPPLMAALASAGITLTFLDRNGRFQARLEGPISGNVLLRRAQYRVSDQSKEIVRFFLIGKIFNQRAVLRRALRDYGSDYSPQERDRLETVTDRLGYIIRRVEYSDSTIDLLRGSEGEAAALYFSVFDYLIRSPDTTMRWTGRSRRPPRDRVNAILSFLYTLLTHDCRSALESIGLDPAVGFLHRDRPGRPSLALDLMEELRPVLADRLALSLINRRQLRSKDFILQDGGAVLMTDDCRRTVLIAWQERKRAEKQHVFLDEKVPFGLVPYIQAQMLARHIRGDIDAYPPWFWK from the coding sequence ATGAAAAAACTGCTTAATACCATGTATATCACGACCGAAGGCGCAAATCTTCGGAAAGATGGTGAAAACATTGTAGCAGAAATAGATGGAACAGAACGTAGTCGCGTTCCGTTGCACATGGTTTCTGCCGTTGTCGTATTTGGTGCTGTGTTTGTAACTCCGCCTTTAATGGCTGCGTTGGCTTCTGCTGGAATTACGCTGACTTTTTTAGATCGAAATGGTCGGTTTCAAGCGCGATTGGAAGGGCCTATTTCCGGAAATGTCCTTCTTCGACGCGCACAATACCGTGTATCTGATCAGTCTAAAGAGATCGTGAGATTTTTTCTTATCGGTAAAATATTTAACCAACGCGCTGTATTACGACGCGCATTGAGAGATTATGGATCTGATTACAGCCCTCAAGAGCGTGACAGGTTAGAAACTGTTACTGATCGCCTTGGCTATATAATACGTCGAGTTGAGTATTCTGATAGCACAATCGACTTATTAAGAGGTTCGGAAGGTGAAGCTGCTGCGCTTTACTTCTCTGTTTTCGATTATCTTATCCGATCTCCAGACACGACCATGCGGTGGACAGGGCGGTCGCGTCGACCACCTCGGGATCGAGTCAATGCAATTTTATCTTTTCTTTATACTCTCTTGACACATGATTGCCGTTCAGCTCTTGAAAGTATAGGTCTTGATCCAGCGGTCGGATTCTTGCATCGGGATCGTCCCGGTCGTCCCAGTCTTGCGCTTGATCTCATGGAGGAATTACGACCGGTTTTAGCAGATCGTTTAGCTTTATCTTTAATTAATAGACGGCAATTACGCTCTAAAGACTTTATATTGCAAGACGGCGGAGCTGTGCTAATGACGGATGATTGTCGCCGTACAGTTTTAATAGCTTGGCAAGAGCGAAAACGGGCGGAAAAACAACACGTTTTCTTGGATGAAAAGGTTCCTTTTGGATTGGTTCCTTATATACAAGCACAAATGCTGGCACGGCATATTCGTGGTGATATTGATGCCTATCCGCCTTGGTTCTGGAAATAG
- the cas4 gene encoding CRISPR-associated protein Cas4, whose protein sequence is MVDNIPKTSKIDGEPIPLSALQHAIYCLRQAALIHLERAWADNRFTAEGHVLHAVADKIGHRKVRGIRRVMALPIMSRRLNILGVADIVEFLPDSTGETAFPLEYKRGKPKPHRADEVQLCAQAFCLEEMTGRSVLEGALFYAQTKRRVIVPFDDELRNLTETTIVALRNILLSGETPPPTNRRERCKACSLIEICRPKIVARPVRIWRAHMVDSMTSFGEDI, encoded by the coding sequence ATGGTCGATAATATTCCTAAAACATCTAAAATTGACGGAGAGCCTATCCCGCTCTCCGCCTTGCAGCACGCTATCTATTGCCTTCGTCAGGCTGCTTTAATTCATCTGGAGCGCGCTTGGGCAGACAATCGCTTTACTGCAGAAGGCCATGTTCTTCATGCTGTTGCCGACAAAATAGGGCATAGGAAGGTTCGTGGTATTCGTCGGGTTATGGCATTGCCAATTATGTCAAGGCGACTGAATATTTTGGGCGTAGCTGATATAGTAGAATTTTTGCCGGACTCTACCGGAGAGACGGCGTTTCCTCTTGAATATAAACGCGGGAAACCTAAGCCACATAGAGCCGATGAGGTTCAGCTTTGTGCTCAGGCTTTTTGCCTTGAAGAAATGACAGGTCGTTCTGTGCTAGAAGGAGCATTATTTTACGCACAAACAAAACGCCGTGTCATTGTGCCTTTTGATGATGAGCTGCGTAATTTAACAGAAACAACCATTGTTGCATTACGTAATATTTTGTTATCTGGGGAAACGCCTCCGCCCACAAATCGACGAGAACGGTGTAAAGCGTGCTCTCTCATCGAAATATGTCGTCCGAAAATTGTAGCACGACCAGTGCGCATCTGGCGCGCTCATATGGTTGACAGTATGACATCCTTCGGTGAAGATATATGA
- the cas7c gene encoding type I-C CRISPR-associated protein Cas7/Csd2: MTVITNRYDFALVFDVVNGNPNGDPDAGNLPRVDPETNRGLVTDVSLKRKIRNYVDLARHAEEGFHIYVEEGAILNNKNREAYTAIRGDDLKSGKGGKLNPENDGEAKKLTDFMCRNFFDVRCFGAVMATGVNCGQVKGPVQMSFARSVEPILPLEITITRMAATNEAEKKKGSEGDDSNSRSDNRTMGRKHIVPYGLYVAHGFISAKFAERTGFSEQDLQLLFDALKNMFEHDRSAARGEMATRKLIVFKHENALGNAPAHILFDRIKIGRSIDNQIHPIDSRLDNLPPARAFSDYIVDIDRENFPAGVEILELI, encoded by the coding sequence ATGACTGTAATAACTAATCGTTATGACTTTGCACTTGTTTTTGATGTAGTGAACGGCAATCCGAATGGTGACCCTGATGCGGGTAATTTGCCGCGCGTTGATCCTGAAACTAACCGCGGGCTGGTTACTGATGTAAGCTTGAAACGCAAAATACGAAACTATGTCGATCTTGCTCGTCATGCAGAGGAAGGCTTTCATATTTACGTTGAGGAAGGCGCCATCCTCAATAATAAAAATAGGGAAGCCTATACAGCCATTCGGGGCGATGATCTGAAAAGTGGTAAAGGTGGAAAGTTAAATCCTGAAAATGATGGTGAAGCAAAAAAATTAACCGACTTCATGTGCCGCAATTTTTTTGATGTGCGGTGTTTCGGTGCCGTTATGGCTACGGGGGTGAATTGTGGTCAAGTGAAGGGCCCTGTGCAAATGAGTTTTGCGCGCTCAGTGGAACCGATTTTACCTCTTGAAATTACAATTACCCGCATGGCTGCAACAAATGAAGCTGAAAAGAAAAAAGGGTCTGAAGGCGACGATTCAAACAGTCGATCTGATAATCGGACTATGGGACGGAAGCATATCGTGCCTTATGGTCTATATGTCGCGCACGGTTTTATTTCTGCTAAATTTGCTGAACGTACTGGCTTTTCAGAACAAGACCTTCAACTTTTATTTGATGCACTCAAAAATATGTTTGAACATGACCGCTCAGCCGCTCGGGGTGAAATGGCGACACGAAAGCTGATTGTTTTTAAACACGAAAATGCACTTGGCAATGCTCCAGCTCATATTTTGTTCGATCGAATAAAAATTGGGCGCAGTATAGATAATCAAATCCATCCGATCGACAGCCGTTTGGATAATTTGCCACCCGCTCGCGCTTTTTCTGACTATATTGTCGATATAGATCGCGAGAATTTTCCTGCAGGAGTCGAAATTCTCGAACTTATTTGA